A genomic window from Flavobacterium phycosphaerae includes:
- a CDS encoding gamma carbonic anhydrase family protein translates to MVIKSVNGKTPQIPEDCFVAENATIVGDVVLGSLCSVWFNAVIRGDVHYIKIGDKVNIQDGAIIHCTYQKHPTEIGNNVSIGHNAIVHGCKVHDNVLIGMGAIVMDNCVIESNSIVAAGSVVTQNTVVESGSIYAGIPAKKVKTIDQSDFAGEIARISNNYVMYSGWFKDE, encoded by the coding sequence ATGGTAATAAAATCTGTTAACGGAAAAACTCCGCAAATCCCGGAAGATTGTTTTGTGGCTGAAAATGCTACCATTGTTGGCGATGTCGTTTTAGGGTCGCTTTGCAGTGTATGGTTTAATGCTGTAATTAGAGGTGATGTTCATTACATTAAAATTGGCGATAAAGTCAATATTCAGGATGGTGCCATTATACATTGTACGTATCAAAAACATCCGACAGAGATTGGGAACAATGTTTCTATTGGACATAATGCGATAGTTCACGGTTGTAAAGTGCATGACAACGTATTAATTGGAATGGGAGCCATAGTGATGGATAATTGTGTAATTGAGAGCAACTCGATTGTGGCTGCGGGTTCTGTGGTTACGCAGAATACAGTGGTTGAATCGGGGAGTATTTATGCGGGGATTCCGGCTAAGAAGGTTAAAACTATTGACCAATCAGATTTTGCCGGAGAGATTGCCCGTATTTCCAATAATTATGTGATGTATTCCGGTTGGTTTAAAGACGAATAA